One window of the Shewanella cyperi genome contains the following:
- a CDS encoding cyanophycinase, with protein sequence MKFINYILFSSLVVLSNQMSAAETPDQVQAPLPQLQLMLAGGGLTVCSSMNQAHCKPGTVFAPWAKTSHRYEISHQSLARLIQQAAIRDLEASTRQELLLRLSSQAPTVLSQKALLELIDGLTESLEDKAYYALLDTLEQRQRTESGELVREQVQLDAGRDSHGSDIFRDFVSQSAKNSGQKTPRIAVVTASARDPFEAAEFYVQTLSQAGADVIWLPIDGAWQQATQARRCDILNLLGSQHNGYFDRMRVYPKLTEQQTAVCHEPGSLYSELEAIDGLFLSGGDQTLTLAAWLNADGTPSQALSILRSRFNAGNLVVGGTSAGTAVMASRAMITGGTSMGAIRYGISSQAPVSERCESRSCQHKFPAETLTFRSAGGLGLYPFGIVDTHFSERQRQLRLVLLQDASRSGLALGVDENTALWLSNDGHYGEIIGAAGVWFSEPQGKAGTIWQHRIHYLPAQSKLHLTELKLIEVDVPVWTSGKCPNSATNSTGWLISPKYELNTDKHTTCDSRGYYRSLLLNTSG encoded by the coding sequence ATGAAATTTATAAACTACATACTATTCAGTTCCTTGGTTGTATTAAGCAACCAGATGTCTGCAGCAGAGACCCCAGATCAGGTTCAGGCCCCCTTACCTCAATTACAACTGATGTTGGCAGGCGGCGGTCTGACGGTGTGCAGTTCAATGAACCAGGCGCACTGTAAACCCGGGACGGTATTTGCCCCATGGGCAAAAACCAGCCACCGCTATGAAATCTCGCATCAAAGCCTGGCTCGGCTTATTCAACAAGCCGCCATACGCGATCTTGAGGCCTCAACACGACAAGAATTATTATTGCGCTTATCAAGCCAGGCACCCACAGTGCTGTCTCAAAAGGCACTGCTTGAACTAATTGATGGTTTAACGGAGTCACTTGAGGATAAGGCTTATTATGCATTGCTTGATACCCTGGAGCAGCGTCAGCGCACCGAGTCCGGTGAACTGGTCCGTGAACAGGTACAACTAGATGCCGGTAGAGATAGCCATGGCAGCGATATTTTTCGGGACTTTGTAAGCCAGTCGGCCAAAAACAGTGGCCAAAAAACACCTCGCATAGCCGTAGTCACGGCTTCAGCAAGAGATCCTTTTGAAGCCGCCGAATTTTACGTGCAAACCCTCAGTCAGGCCGGAGCCGATGTCATATGGCTACCCATTGATGGCGCTTGGCAACAAGCTACACAAGCACGACGCTGCGACATACTCAATCTCCTTGGCTCACAGCACAATGGATACTTTGACCGGATGAGGGTTTATCCGAAACTGACTGAACAACAAACAGCAGTCTGTCACGAGCCTGGCTCGCTTTATTCTGAACTGGAGGCAATTGATGGTCTCTTCCTCTCCGGTGGCGATCAAACTTTAACCCTGGCGGCTTGGCTTAATGCTGATGGCACGCCCAGCCAGGCGCTGTCGATCCTGCGCAGCCGATTTAATGCCGGTAACCTTGTGGTCGGAGGAACAAGCGCAGGTACTGCCGTCATGGCCTCACGTGCCATGATAACCGGCGGCACCAGTATGGGAGCAATACGCTATGGTATTTCCTCACAAGCGCCTGTCAGCGAGCGCTGTGAAAGTCGGTCATGCCAGCACAAGTTTCCAGCCGAAACCTTGACCTTCCGCTCTGCAGGAGGATTGGGGTTATATCCGTTTGGAATAGTCGACACCCATTTCAGCGAACGTCAGCGACAACTCAGATTGGTACTGTTACAGGATGCCAGCCGTAGCGGACTGGCATTAGGTGTAGATGAAAACACAGCGCTTTGGCTGAGTAATGACGGCCACTATGGTGAAATCATCGGGGCTGCTGGAGTATGGTTTTCAGAGCCACAGGGAAAAGCCGGAACGATTTGGCAGCACAGGATCCACTACCTGCCGGCACAGAGCAAATTGCACCTGACCGAACTAAAGCTGATTGAGGTTGATGTGCCTGTCTGGACCTCCGGAAAGTGCCCAAATAGCGCAACCAATAGCACTGGTTGGTTGATATCTCCCAAGTACGAGTTGAATACAGATAAACATACGACCTGTGACAGCCGTGGCTATTACCGTTCGCTGCTGCTCAATACAAGCGGATGA